The sequence below is a genomic window from Arthrobacter sp. U41.
TACGGGCGGTCAATTCCTTCACCGCGACGTCGGCCGTGTCCATCAGCTCCGCCTGCCGTTCCGGGGGCTGCTCTTCGAGGGAACGCAGGATGTCAGCCACCGCGGCCATGGCGTCGGCGAGCGGGACGGTGTATTCATCCGGTATAACGAAGGGTGTGTCTCCGGCCCAGATGACATCCGAGAGGACCTGCGTGACGTCCTGGACGTGGAACGTCACCTGCTCCAGGTCCCGGAGATTCCGGTAGTCCAGTTCCACATCCCGCGGATGGAGGCGTCGCCGGAGGTTGGCCTGCCGGCTGGCATCTGCTTTTTCCACCGCGAGTCTGACCATGCGGGCCGAGCCTGCCAACTCCTCGGAACGGCCAGACCAGTCCTCATACTCCGGCGGCCAGTTCTCCTTCAGCGCCTTGCCCATGTCCCCCAATTGCCGGGCCAGGGCCAGACGCAACTCAGCGATGCTGAGCGCGGCGGCATTGAAATACAGCGGCGGGAACACGAGGAGGTTGACCACGATTCCCACAGTGACCCCTGCTCCCATCTGAACCAGGTAACCGAATGAGAAGCTATCGGGATTGTTCCCGCCGACCAGCAGGACCAGGAGCGCAGCCGTCGGGATCCAGTCGCTGCCGGATCCAATCCACGGGAGCCCGGCGAGAATGACACCAAAGCCTATAACGATGGCAACCGACACCGGGGTGGGGTTCCCGAGGCTGACGAGCACGAAGGCCAGGCCGATGCCGATCGCCAGTCCCGCCAGCGTCTGGACACCCCGGCGGATGGACCCAGCCACGTTCTCGTACATGGCGACTAGGGCGCCGAGCGGAGCGTAGTAGGGGTAGTCGGCTGCGGACCCGGGCATAAAGGGTGCAATTGCGAAGGCTATGCCGGCGGCCAGCCCCGCCTTCATGGCC
It includes:
- a CDS encoding aromatic acid exporter family protein, giving the protein MGNVRDPSTPRPSAAARLWRIGSGSVAQALLWPRLQLAMKAGLAAGIAFAIAPFMPGSAADYPYYAPLGALVAMYENVAGSIRRGVQTLAGLAIGIGLAFVLVSLGNPTPVSVAIVIGFGVILAGLPWIGSGSDWIPTAALLVLLVGGNNPDSFSFGYLVQMGAGVTVGIVVNLLVFPPLYFNAAALSIAELRLALARQLGDMGKALKENWPPEYEDWSGRSEELAGSARMVRLAVEKADASRQANLRRRLHPRDVELDYRNLRDLEQVTFHVQDVTQVLSDVIWAGDTPFVIPDEYTVPLADAMAAVADILRSLEEQPPERQAELMDTADVAVKELTARIGAEEAATNAPSAVESILVSLHRMLRVVKSGGPRN